AATAAGCTTAGAAAAGGCAATAGACGATATAAAGAAAAATTCAAGACACTATGCTAAAAGACAACTTACTTGGTTTAGAAATCAAAAGGATTATATCTGGTTTGATTTAGATAAAGATAGTGAAAATGAAATATTGGAATCTATAAAAAATTTATACTTAAAAGAATTAAAATAATAATTAACTTGATAAAACCAGCGAGTTATGGTATATTATAGAATGAGATTTTGGGAGGAAAATATGAAGAAATTACTATTTTTAGTTGTAGTTTTGATTTTTATGGGGTGTTCTAATACACAAATAGATAAAAATCAGAAAAATGATATTGCGATTTGTAAACAATACCTAGATAACTGGAAATTAAGTGATTTGGAATATAAAATCCAAGAAATCCACACGTATAACAAAGAATTAGCAGATGAATTAAATAAAGATCTACTAGCTAAAAATCAAGCTAAAAAAGATTTAGAAACTTTGCTTAATAAAATAGAGGTTTCTATTAAAACACATAGAATCGACAGGATTGAAAAAGATTTTGCAAATACAATAAAAAATAGAGAACTTATAAAAATTTTGAAAGAAAATGATTTTTCTTATCACAAAATTATTATTGGAAAGCCGAAATTTTATAAAAATACTGCGTCTAATGTGATAGGGCTAGTGTATTTAGATCAAGTAATGTATTTATCAGTTGAGTACAAACTAAAAGAGAGTAAATGGAGGATTGAAGGGTGGAGAGTAAAGAATTTTTAAAAAATGAAATAAAAATTCTAGTTCCATCTACCTTAGAAAATTTATCTGTTGTTAGGTCATTAATAAGGGCATACTTAACAAGTTACAAGATAGATGACCGTAGTATAATGGAGATTTTAACTATAACAGATGAGCTGGCTACCAACGTAGTAGAACATGGGTATCAATATAAACCAGGGGAGCTTATTATCACAGTTGAAAAAGATGAAAATCTTATAAAACTTGTAGTAGAGGATAATGGAGTTGGTTTTGACGATACTAAAGTTAGTAAAGAAGAAGGTGGAATGGGGTTAAGAATTGCCAAAAAAATGTCAGATAATTTTAAAATTGAAAAAAAAGTAAATGGAACAAAATTCAAAGTTGAAAAGAGAGTGAAGGAGGAAAATAAATAATGAATACAGAATTTAGTTTAGTTGAAAAAAGAGAAGACGGAGTAGTAATAATCAATGTAAGTGGAGAATTAGACGCTTTAGTTGCTCCTCAATTAAAAGATAAAATATCTCAAGACATGGAAGATGGAGAAAATAAATTTATCATAAACTTTGAAGAGGTAGTACATATCAACAGTTTAGCTTTAGGAATCCTTAGAGGAAAATTAAAATCTGCAAGAGAAGCAGGAGGAGATATCAAATTAGTTAAACTAAGTGAACATATAAAATCTATTTTTGAAATGATAGGATTAGATGAGTTATTTGAAATATATGATGAAGAAAATGGAGCGTTAGAAAGCTATAAAAAATAAAAGGGAGTTTAAGAAAGGATAGATATGGATTATATATTAGGAGTAGGATTAGGAATAATCGGACTTAGTATAGTATTTGCAATGCTTTATAAAAAGTCTGTTATAGATAAAAAAATAGAAGAATTAAAAAATATGGAAGACGAGCAATTAAAAGGAAAAGTAAAAGCAAAAGAAATAATTAAAAATGCTGAAGCTGAGTCTTTAATTATAAAAAAAGATATAGAATTAAAAGCTAAAGAGATAGCATATCAAATAAAAGAGGAAGCTGAAAAAGAGATAAAAGCTTCTAAAAATGAAATATTACAAAAAGAGTTAAGAATCACTAGAAAAGAAGAAAATATTGATAATAAATTAGAAAAATTAGAACAAAAAACTTTAGAACTTGATAAAAAAGAAGAGTTATTAGAAGAAAAAATTCAAGAAGCTGAAGCTTTAAAATTAAAAGAAGAGGAAGAGCTTGAAAAAATATCAGGTCTTTCTAAAAATGAAGCTAAAGAACTTCTTATTTCAAAATTAAAAGATAGCTTAACTCACGAAACAGCTGTAGCTATAAAAGAATATGAAACAAGATTACAAGAAACAAAAGAGGATATGGCAAAGAGAATAATTTCTACTGCTATTGGAAAAGCTGCATCAGAATATGTTGTTGACTCAACAGTTTCTGTTGTAAATCTTCCTAATGATGAGATGAAAGGAAGAATCATCGGAAGAGAGGGAAGAAATATAAGAACTATAGAATCACTTACTGGTGTTGACGTAATAATTGACGATACTCCAGAAGCAGTGGTACTTTCAAGTTATGATGGTGTAAAAAGAGAAATTGCAAAAAGAGCAATTGATAAATTAATATCTGATGGAAGAATCCACCCAGGTAAAATAGAAGAGCTTGTAAATAAAGCTAGAAAAGAAATCGAAAAAGATATAATAGATGCTGGAGAACAAGCATTATTAGAAGTTGGAATCCAAGGACTTCACCCAGAAATTGTTAAAACTTTAGGAAAATTAAAATATAGAACAAGTTATGGACAAAACGTGTTAGTTCACTCAATAGAAGTTGCTAAACTTTGTGGAACATTAGCAGCTGAGCTTGGTTGCAATGTAAAACTTGCAAAAAGAGGAGGACTATTACACGATATAGGAAAAGTATTAGACCACGAAACAGAATCTTCTCACGCTATAATTGGTGGAGAATT
Above is a window of Fusobacterium perfoetens DNA encoding:
- a CDS encoding ATP-binding protein, with the translated sequence MESKEFLKNEIKILVPSTLENLSVVRSLIRAYLTSYKIDDRSIMEILTITDELATNVVEHGYQYKPGELIITVEKDENLIKLVVEDNGVGFDDTKVSKEEGGMGLRIAKKMSDNFKIEKKVNGTKFKVEKRVKEENK
- a CDS encoding STAS domain-containing protein yields the protein MNTEFSLVEKREDGVVIINVSGELDALVAPQLKDKISQDMEDGENKFIINFEEVVHINSLALGILRGKLKSAREAGGDIKLVKLSEHIKSIFEMIGLDELFEIYDEENGALESYKK
- the rny gene encoding ribonuclease Y, encoding MDYILGVGLGIIGLSIVFAMLYKKSVIDKKIEELKNMEDEQLKGKVKAKEIIKNAEAESLIIKKDIELKAKEIAYQIKEEAEKEIKASKNEILQKELRITRKEENIDNKLEKLEQKTLELDKKEELLEEKIQEAEALKLKEEEELEKISGLSKNEAKELLISKLKDSLTHETAVAIKEYETRLQETKEDMAKRIISTAIGKAASEYVVDSTVSVVNLPNDEMKGRIIGREGRNIRTIESLTGVDVIIDDTPEAVVLSSYDGVKREIAKRAIDKLISDGRIHPGKIEELVNKARKEIEKDIIDAGEQALLEVGIQGLHPEIVKTLGKLKYRTSYGQNVLVHSIEVAKLCGTLAAELGCNVKLAKRGGLLHDIGKVLDHETESSHAIIGGEFLRKFGEKEDVINAVMGHHNEVEKKTVEAVLVQAADAVSASRPGSRRETLSAYLKRLASLEEIANSFKGVESSYAIQAGREMRIVVNPETISDDEAIIMARDMAKKIEDTMQYPGQIKVTILRETRATEYAR